From one Deltaproteobacteria bacterium genomic stretch:
- a CDS encoding MFS transporter — translation MPFFRSLTSDLDPQVIIISLMTLVIMLGSSVISPVLPLIAQEFGVSYAGAGALVAAFALGRIPFDFIGGAAVDRWSPRLIACGGAAIVAVSAALSVVAKSFSALLWYRLIGGIGSALFTITAMAFLARTVAPQRMGQAMGFYQSMLLVGVSIGPGVGGFAASFFHDLRAPFWAMSVLSLVVAIVGMWWIGEFPPASAREAAARQDSTREVLSQLLRDWTFVFACLLTFLLFGIRSGISLNLMPLFAQEKIGLGETGIGVAQSLCSLANLCVLWHAGRLLDNAGRRWVTLVSLWATVLTILLYPWANSYALLMFASIAFGAAIGYLGPAPAAVIADLTPPGKAGTVMGVYRGAGDTGLLLGPVVAGWLAGHLGFTLAFVVTAGWTALVAVMGIGTRETLRAK, via the coding sequence ATGCCTTTTTTCCGCAGCCTCACGTCTGATCTTGATCCCCAAGTTATCATCATTTCGTTAATGACCCTGGTAATCATGCTGGGATCGAGCGTGATCTCCCCCGTGCTGCCACTCATCGCGCAAGAATTTGGTGTTTCGTATGCAGGAGCAGGGGCGTTAGTTGCGGCATTTGCCCTTGGACGTATCCCGTTCGATTTCATTGGTGGTGCTGCGGTCGATCGTTGGAGCCCACGTCTGATCGCCTGTGGTGGTGCAGCCATTGTCGCTGTCTCTGCGGCATTGTCAGTGGTAGCGAAAAGTTTTTCTGCGCTGTTGTGGTATCGACTGATTGGCGGGATTGGCTCTGCTCTCTTCACCATTACAGCGATGGCTTTTCTTGCTCGCACGGTCGCGCCCCAGCGCATGGGGCAAGCGATGGGCTTCTACCAGAGTATGCTATTAGTTGGGGTGTCTATCGGCCCTGGGGTCGGTGGTTTCGCGGCAAGCTTCTTTCACGACCTACGTGCACCATTCTGGGCGATGTCTGTCTTATCACTCGTTGTTGCTATTGTCGGGATGTGGTGGATTGGCGAATTCCCTCCGGCCTCAGCACGTGAAGCAGCCGCTCGGCAAGATTCTACTCGCGAGGTGTTATCGCAACTCTTACGTGATTGGACTTTTGTGTTTGCCTGTCTATTGACCTTTCTCCTTTTTGGCATTCGGTCGGGCATTAGCCTTAATCTCATGCCACTTTTCGCGCAGGAGAAAATAGGTCTGGGTGAAACAGGGATCGGTGTAGCTCAGTCGCTGTGTTCACTCGCTAACTTGTGTGTACTGTGGCATGCGGGGCGGTTACTCGATAACGCTGGGCGTCGATGGGTCACGCTTGTCAGTTTGTGGGCAACGGTACTGACCATCTTGCTGTATCCGTGGGCGAACTCGTATGCACTATTGATGTTTGCCAGTATCGCGTTTGGTGCTGCCATTGGCTATCTCGGGCCTGCTCCTGCGGCTGTAATTGCCGACCTCACTCCACCAGGCAAAGCGGGAACTGTTATGGGTGTCTATCGCGGAGCTGGCGACACAGGTCTACTGCTCGGGCCGGTTGTTGCTGGGTGGCTTGCCGGGCACCTTGGTTTTACCCTTGCTTTTGTGGTGACTGCCGGATGGACGGCTCTCGTTGCCGTAATGGGAATTGGTACACGCGAAACCCTACGGGCAAAGTAA
- a CDS encoding radical SAM protein encodes MKLYQPNEILIEQGEENAPVVQRVRARLPHVPVRIVERGWERDGLPPLEGDTFSAGKKRLLFTRQRSTFLEHCPAGTSGLVCCNYLVVSLISNCPMDCSYCFLQEYLANNPTLKVYTNVDDLLSQVATAIDRHPSQQFRIGTGELSDSLALDPLLGFSAHLVPFFAERKNALLELKTKTDCIDALLTLDPKDRVVVAWSMTPPDIVNTEEHGTASFAARLAAAQRVQEAGYRLGFHFDPLIEYPDWERGYYEVISRIFSTIDPQRVAWVSLGSLRMTPALRSTVRRRFPQTRILSGEQVVCADGKWRTFQALRVKMYRTILGWLKEAAPHVPHYMCMETAAVWEKVIGYTPSCDKDVARTLIGGIG; translated from the coding sequence ATGAAACTCTATCAACCTAACGAAATCCTTATCGAGCAAGGAGAAGAGAACGCTCCTGTTGTGCAACGAGTGCGTGCTCGCCTTCCTCACGTTCCTGTGCGGATTGTCGAGAGAGGTTGGGAACGTGACGGGCTTCCGCCGCTTGAAGGGGACACGTTCTCGGCGGGTAAGAAGCGACTCCTATTCACCCGCCAACGCTCGACCTTCTTAGAACATTGCCCGGCAGGGACGAGTGGCCTGGTCTGTTGTAACTATCTTGTGGTGAGTTTGATCTCGAACTGCCCGATGGATTGCAGCTACTGTTTCTTGCAAGAATATCTGGCGAATAATCCAACCCTCAAAGTATACACGAACGTTGACGATCTACTGTCACAAGTTGCCACTGCAATCGATCGTCACCCCTCACAACAATTCCGCATTGGCACTGGCGAACTTTCTGATAGCCTTGCGCTCGACCCGTTGCTTGGGTTCTCCGCTCATCTGGTGCCTTTTTTTGCCGAGCGAAAAAACGCTTTGCTGGAATTGAAAACCAAAACTGATTGTATTGATGCACTGCTCACACTTGACCCCAAAGATCGAGTGGTAGTTGCGTGGTCGATGACTCCGCCTGACATTGTGAATACCGAAGAACACGGGACTGCCTCGTTTGCCGCTCGCCTTGCTGCCGCACAACGAGTGCAAGAGGCTGGCTATAGACTTGGTTTCCACTTCGATCCTTTGATCGAGTACCCCGATTGGGAACGGGGCTATTACGAAGTGATCTCACGGATCTTTTCAACTATCGATCCCCAGCGCGTTGCCTGGGTAAGCCTCGGCAGTTTGCGGATGACGCCAGCATTGCGCAGCACTGTACGGCGGCGATTCCCGCAAACGCGTATCCTTTCAGGAGAGCAAGTCGTTTGCGCTGATGGCAAATGGCGTACGTTTCAGGCTCTACGAGTGAAGATGTACCGCACGATTCTGGGGTGGCTCAAAGAAGCTGCACCACACGTTCCACATTATATGTGTATGGAAACTGCCGCAGTATGGGAGAAGGTGATCGGCTACACACCGAGTTGTGATAAGGATGTGGCAAGAACATTGATTGGAGGAATAGGCTAA
- a CDS encoding glycosyltransferase, with protein MPQVSVIIPTYNRCEFVREAIASVVAQSFSDFELIVVDDGSDDGTVETVREFAGICYVWQPNRGVSAARNYGVSLSSGELIAFLDSDDLWQPQKLEHQVRFMAEQQDVQICQTEEIWLRNGVRVNQHNKHRKSGGDIFARSLELCLVSPSAVMLRRGLFERMAGFDESLPACEDYDLWLRIAATLPVHLIETPLVIKRGGHADQLSHQFWGMDRFRVAALCKLLESGVLSEEQRQQAESVLRKKCRILAQGAKKRGQAGEQYHAVAQQFCRGV; from the coding sequence ATGCCCCAAGTCTCTGTCATCATCCCGACCTATAATCGCTGTGAGTTCGTACGTGAGGCCATCGCTTCGGTTGTGGCACAGTCTTTTTCTGATTTCGAGCTGATCGTCGTTGATGACGGTTCGGACGATGGAACTGTAGAGACGGTGCGAGAGTTTGCCGGTATTTGTTATGTCTGGCAGCCGAACCGTGGGGTATCGGCGGCACGGAACTACGGAGTTTCGTTAAGTTCCGGCGAGTTGATTGCTTTTCTCGACTCGGATGACTTGTGGCAGCCGCAGAAACTCGAACACCAAGTGAGGTTCATGGCTGAGCAGCAAGACGTACAGATTTGTCAGACTGAAGAAATCTGGTTGCGCAACGGGGTGCGCGTCAATCAACACAATAAGCATCGCAAGAGTGGGGGTGATATCTTCGCTCGGAGTCTCGAACTGTGCTTGGTGAGCCCCTCAGCAGTGATGCTGCGGCGCGGGCTGTTTGAGCGAATGGCTGGTTTTGACGAATCTCTCCCTGCCTGTGAAGATTATGATTTATGGTTACGCATTGCTGCAACGCTCCCGGTGCATTTGATTGAGACACCGCTAGTGATTAAACGCGGCGGACATGCGGACCAGCTCTCGCATCAGTTTTGGGGCATGGACCGTTTTCGCGTCGCAGCACTGTGTAAACTACTAGAGTCTGGTGTCCTCTCTGAAGAACAACGACAACAAGCGGAGAGCGTTCTGCGAAAGAAGTGTAGAATTCTGGCGCAAGGAGCGAAAAAACGAGGGCAGGCTGGGGAACAGTATCATGCAGTAGCGCAACAATTTTGTCGGGGCGTATAG
- a CDS encoding YihA family ribosome biogenesis GTP-binding protein — protein MKISSVEFAGAATQPGGAPRLPYPEIAFAGRSNVGKSSLINKLLERKIARTSSTPGRTQQLNFFVVNDNLTFVDLPGYGYAKVSKQDRQHWRQLIEDYLVNARNLRGVIIIVDARRGPEAEEEALCNFLTHHQRPFLIVATKSDKLKRSELEKQRKVLTDQLDGYEPLLFSAENSVGKEELWQAIEELTAENGKRVT, from the coding sequence ATGAAAATCTCATCTGTCGAGTTTGCCGGAGCGGCCACCCAACCTGGTGGTGCTCCTCGCTTACCATACCCTGAAATTGCCTTTGCTGGGCGCTCGAACGTCGGCAAGTCTTCGCTAATCAACAAATTGTTAGAGCGAAAGATTGCCCGTACAAGCTCAACACCAGGGCGTACGCAGCAACTCAATTTCTTTGTTGTGAATGACAATCTCACGTTTGTCGATTTGCCCGGCTACGGCTACGCCAAAGTATCAAAGCAGGATCGCCAACACTGGCGACAGTTGATTGAGGACTATCTGGTGAACGCCCGGAACCTTCGTGGCGTCATTATCATCGTCGATGCTCGTCGCGGGCCAGAAGCGGAAGAAGAAGCGTTGTGTAATTTTCTTACGCATCACCAGCGCCCGTTCCTGATCGTCGCAACAAAGAGTGATAAGCTCAAACGCTCAGAATTAGAGAAGCAGCGGAAAGTCTTAACCGATCAGCTTGATGGCTACGAACCGCTCCTCTTTTCAGCAGAGAATAGCGTGGGAAAAGAGGAACTGTGGCAGGCGATTGAGGAACTTACCGCGGAGAACGGGAAACGTGTGACGTAG
- a CDS encoding acyl-CoA dehydrogenase — protein sequence MSAQNKKRTRLLTLAGELADDFVTRAAEHDQNNSFPFENIQHLKDTGYSALVLPESYGGLGADLVDFCLCQERLAQGCGATALAINMHLFGLGSMIDRGDDKRPETQGFLNAMGHQRQIMGGGLTEPETGGNWGLFLTRAMKDGDSYVLNGRKAFTSLSPVIDLFMVLVTVQDPDAGLLGGTFLVPKGTPGLQIVENWNAMGMRATASHDLIITDCRVPLDHAVRIRPIGEILPEDVNLFAWFSLSVASIYTGVAIAALNFAKEFSNRHQPMPLPRSIKYLPGVQFAVAEAEMLLASTRAFTLETAKAWVAGERFEGEDGLARVCMPKYVATNNAIRIVDLSMEIVGSVGIFKKHPLERYYRDVRAGTNHPFSNARMRELVGKNALGIKLLEMPRW from the coding sequence GTGAGCGCTCAGAACAAGAAACGAACCCGTTTACTGACCTTGGCTGGTGAACTTGCCGACGACTTTGTTACCCGCGCGGCTGAACATGATCAAAACAATTCGTTTCCTTTTGAGAATATCCAGCACCTAAAGGACACAGGCTACTCAGCACTGGTGCTGCCCGAGTCATACGGTGGACTTGGAGCGGATTTGGTGGATTTCTGTTTGTGCCAAGAACGACTCGCCCAAGGCTGTGGAGCAACCGCACTCGCAATCAATATGCATCTGTTCGGTCTTGGCTCAATGATTGATCGTGGCGATGATAAACGTCCAGAAACCCAGGGTTTTCTCAATGCAATGGGACACCAACGGCAGATTATGGGCGGTGGCCTCACCGAACCTGAAACCGGAGGGAACTGGGGATTGTTTCTCACTCGTGCGATGAAAGATGGGGATTCCTACGTCCTCAACGGACGTAAGGCATTTACCAGCTTGTCCCCAGTGATCGATTTATTCATGGTCTTAGTGACCGTCCAAGATCCAGACGCAGGACTGCTCGGGGGGACATTTCTCGTGCCAAAAGGAACACCAGGGCTACAAATTGTCGAGAATTGGAATGCAATGGGGATGCGAGCCACGGCAAGTCATGACCTGATTATCACTGACTGTCGTGTCCCACTCGATCATGCCGTGCGAATTCGTCCGATCGGTGAAATTCTCCCTGAAGACGTCAATCTCTTTGCGTGGTTCTCTCTCAGTGTTGCCTCGATTTATACTGGTGTCGCTATCGCTGCACTCAACTTTGCCAAGGAATTTTCCAACCGGCACCAGCCGATGCCGCTTCCCCGTTCAATCAAATATCTGCCTGGCGTACAGTTCGCCGTCGCGGAAGCAGAGATGCTGCTTGCCTCAACTCGTGCGTTCACGTTAGAGACGGCAAAGGCATGGGTGGCAGGAGAGCGATTTGAAGGAGAAGACGGTCTCGCCCGCGTATGCATGCCCAAATATGTTGCCACCAATAACGCGATTCGTATTGTCGATCTCTCTATGGAAATTGTCGGTTCAGTTGGCATTTTCAAAAAGCATCCACTTGAACGTTACTACCGTGATGTTCGTGCTGGCACCAATCATCCGTTTTCCAATGCGCGGATGCGGGAGTTGGTTGGGAAGAATGCCCTGGGTATTAAGCTGCTGGAAATGCCACGATGGTAG
- a CDS encoding PaaI family thioesterase produces MQQDKTAIFRDRIAEPFFTVLGLQIEEVRLDFCRMRMPFHLGLRTEGQVVHGGAIASLVDSAGVVAVWSNVPPEITRGATATMTVNYLAAAEAVDLTAEAQVVRRGRSVVFVDIDVTSPAGDRIAKGSLVYKLSKGR; encoded by the coding sequence ATGCAACAAGACAAAACCGCAATTTTTCGTGACCGGATCGCAGAGCCATTTTTCACAGTTCTTGGTCTCCAGATTGAGGAAGTACGCCTGGACTTCTGCCGTATGCGGATGCCGTTTCATCTTGGCTTACGGACTGAGGGACAGGTTGTCCATGGTGGAGCGATTGCCTCGCTCGTCGATAGCGCCGGTGTCGTTGCCGTGTGGTCAAATGTTCCCCCTGAGATCACTCGTGGTGCGACAGCAACTATGACTGTCAACTATTTGGCGGCAGCAGAGGCGGTCGACCTCACTGCCGAAGCACAGGTTGTGCGGCGCGGAAGAAGCGTCGTCTTCGTTGACATTGATGTCACTTCACCGGCTGGCGATCGTATCGCCAAAGGATCGCTGGTGTATAAGCTCTCAAAAGGGAGATAG
- a CDS encoding SAM-dependent chlorinase/fluorinase, translating into MPRSSSTPPIITLLTDFGTRDAFVGIMKGVILGIAPGVQLVDLSHDVPPQDVLAGALVLRSAVSFFPAGSIHVAVVDPGVGSQRRAVIIETQEALFVSPDNGLLSLAVPPESIVRIIHLTNSQYFLPQLSSTFHGRDVFAPVAAHLSRGVPPEALGLTIPSIERLSLPRVERTETELIGSVIAIDHFGNLITNIAEADLLPFPRETLWVSIGAVKIQGLVATYASVPLGATVALINSWGMLEIAVRNGSAAQQLRTPIGTMVRVRIT; encoded by the coding sequence ATGCCTCGTAGCTCTTCCACCCCTCCCATCATCACTCTCCTTACCGACTTCGGCACTCGTGATGCATTTGTCGGCATCATGAAAGGTGTGATTCTGGGAATTGCGCCAGGAGTTCAACTGGTCGACCTTTCGCATGATGTCCCACCACAAGACGTTCTCGCCGGAGCATTAGTTTTACGCAGTGCAGTATCGTTCTTTCCAGCAGGCAGCATTCATGTCGCGGTTGTTGATCCCGGTGTTGGGAGTCAGCGTCGAGCAGTTATCATTGAGACTCAAGAAGCATTGTTTGTGAGCCCGGATAATGGATTGCTGAGCCTTGCGGTACCACCAGAGTCGATTGTCCGAATTATTCACCTCACCAACTCACAATATTTTTTACCGCAGCTCAGCTCGACGTTTCATGGGCGCGATGTGTTTGCTCCTGTTGCGGCACATCTGTCACGCGGTGTCCCACCTGAAGCGCTAGGACTAACCATCCCTTCAATAGAGCGACTCTCTTTGCCACGTGTCGAACGAACAGAAACCGAACTCATAGGAAGCGTCATAGCCATCGATCATTTCGGCAATCTGATAACCAACATCGCGGAAGCAGACCTGCTCCCCTTTCCAAGAGAAACCCTTTGGGTTAGCATCGGCGCGGTAAAAATTCAGGGGCTGGTTGCAACCTATGCATCGGTACCACTAGGGGCAACCGTGGCCCTGATCAATAGCTGGGGGATGTTAGAAATCGCGGTACGTAATGGTTCAGCAGCGCAACAGTTGCGGACACCAATTGGCACTATGGTTCGTGTAAGGATAACATAA
- a CDS encoding site-2 protease family protein has protein sequence MSLPMPPLDRPETGTLNGYHPSPQSFPHLIVRPEPQRLLLHLVLFLLTFATTTLAGALQKGAYPVTSISTLVLGVLAHPEELVHGLSFAIPLMLILLCHEMGHYLFARKHGVQASLPYFLPAPPFPLLPIGTFGAFIRMRSVPTDRRTLFDIGAAGPWGGVLVAIPAVIIGLALSKVRPLSPLDGGLYLGDSFLFSLLTRLVLGVSGNDVNIELHPIALAGWFGLFVTFLNLLPVGQLDGGHVTYALFGRFHRWISRGFLALIFFLGFQGWVGWFFWVALLSLLGIDHPPTHDMYSTLDPRRKLYAWGTVGLFVLTFMSAPLMIVEPKGSLEEEEITVISYAPKDTHKVTPSSFRIFYRP, from the coding sequence ATGTCACTCCCGATGCCGCCATTGGACCGGCCTGAAACCGGAACCCTGAATGGCTATCACCCTTCTCCCCAGTCTTTTCCACATCTCATCGTTCGTCCGGAACCACAACGACTCCTGCTGCACCTCGTCTTGTTCCTGCTCACCTTTGCAACGACAACCCTCGCGGGCGCACTGCAAAAGGGAGCGTATCCCGTCACCAGTATCTCCACATTGGTTCTTGGGGTCTTGGCCCATCCAGAGGAACTCGTACACGGGCTTTCTTTTGCTATCCCTCTGATGCTGATTTTGCTGTGTCATGAAATGGGCCATTATCTGTTTGCCCGTAAACATGGAGTCCAGGCGAGTCTTCCCTATTTTCTCCCCGCTCCCCCATTCCCACTTCTTCCGATCGGGACCTTCGGAGCATTTATCCGCATGCGCTCGGTCCCAACCGATCGACGCACCCTCTTTGACATTGGCGCTGCTGGCCCTTGGGGTGGCGTGCTGGTTGCGATCCCCGCCGTGATCATTGGTTTGGCCCTCTCGAAAGTTCGACCACTGAGCCCTCTCGATGGCGGCCTCTATTTAGGCGACTCGTTCCTGTTTTCCCTCTTGACCCGGCTCGTGCTCGGGGTGTCAGGCAACGATGTCAATATCGAACTCCATCCGATTGCGTTGGCTGGCTGGTTTGGGCTGTTTGTGACCTTTTTGAACTTGCTTCCTGTAGGGCAACTCGATGGTGGCCACGTGACCTATGCTTTATTCGGACGTTTTCATCGCTGGATCTCGCGAGGGTTCCTCGCGTTGATCTTTTTCCTGGGCTTTCAAGGATGGGTAGGCTGGTTCTTTTGGGTCGCTTTGCTATCACTTCTGGGGATCGATCATCCTCCGACACACGATATGTATTCCACCCTCGATCCTCGACGTAAGCTCTATGCATGGGGAACCGTCGGGTTATTTGTGCTGACATTCATGTCAGCTCCATTAATGATTGTTGAGCCAAAGGGTTCTCTAGAAGAGGAAGAAATCACCGTGATTTCATATGCTCCGAAAGACACTCACAAGGTGACACCGTCATCGTTTCGCATTTTTTATCGACCATGA
- a CDS encoding dCMP deaminase translates to MSQRPSWDQYFLTITRQVAERSTCNRAKVGAVIVRDKNILASGYNGAPAGLPHCTEVGCLIYQSKTPTGENEENCYRTIHAEINAIAQAAKNGVSIRDADIYVTHTPCIHCLKVLINTGIKRIFYEKEYKIHTVRELLSSTDVTLQKVEG, encoded by the coding sequence ATGAGCCAACGACCTTCCTGGGACCAGTATTTTCTCACCATCACGCGGCAGGTTGCCGAACGCTCGACGTGTAATCGAGCCAAAGTCGGCGCCGTCATCGTTCGTGATAAGAACATTCTCGCTAGTGGCTACAACGGTGCGCCAGCTGGCCTGCCTCACTGTACTGAAGTCGGCTGCCTGATTTATCAATCAAAGACACCGACCGGTGAGAACGAAGAGAATTGTTATCGCACGATTCACGCAGAGATTAACGCTATCGCCCAAGCTGCGAAAAATGGCGTCAGCATCCGTGATGCCGACATCTACGTTACCCATACCCCGTGCATTCATTGCCTCAAAGTGTTGATCAACACTGGCATCAAACGTATCTTTTACGAGAAAGAATATAAGATCCACACCGTACGTGAGCTGCTGTCCTCCACGGATGTGACATTGCAGAAAGTGGAAGGGTAA
- a CDS encoding B12-binding domain-containing radical SAM protein translates to MPNVLLVYPKFPVSYWGFQFAMEFVGRKAFMPPLGLVTVAGMFPRDTYTLRVVDMNVEPLTDTHLAWADVVMTSTMIVQQESLYDVVRRCNNKGIPIVAGGPHPTSYYQDIKRDLGARHRIDHYLFGEVEATFSSFLDDLARGEAHEVYHERRRPDGKAVKPDLGTTPLPRYDLLDLEAYHMATVQFCRGCPWECEWCDITTLFGRVTRTKTNAQMLSEFQLLYDLGWRGPVFLVDDNFIGNRRNALRLLPELAQWQQAHDYPFPLCTEASVDLVEHPELLHALPEAGFNLIFCGIETLSLEALLTMKKRQNTRKAHGDYEEHYLLHAVRKIQAQGIEVAAGFILGADGDTEAAFDAHIEFIQTAGVVMAMEGLLTVLKETGLYKRLEHEGRLLHESSGNNVSATLNFIPQLDRETLITGYKRVLATLYDPTLRNYFERCWVLIQHLPAAQYRVRSVGGREVKAFLKTLWRQLCSRQGAAYARFLARVLWHRPQMFPEAVRCAIEGYHFEKVTRHVVAG, encoded by the coding sequence ATGCCTAATGTCCTGCTCGTCTATCCTAAGTTCCCCGTGTCCTATTGGGGGTTTCAGTTTGCCATGGAGTTCGTCGGCAGAAAGGCTTTTATGCCGCCGCTTGGCTTGGTGACGGTGGCAGGGATGTTTCCCCGTGACACTTATACCCTCCGCGTCGTAGACATGAATGTGGAGCCCTTGACGGACACCCATCTGGCCTGGGCGGACGTGGTGATGACATCAACCATGATTGTCCAACAGGAGTCCCTCTACGACGTGGTGCGGCGATGTAATAACAAAGGGATTCCCATTGTGGCCGGTGGTCCACACCCTACGTCCTACTATCAGGACATCAAACGGGATTTAGGAGCACGGCACAGAATAGATCACTATCTGTTTGGCGAGGTGGAAGCGACCTTTTCCTCCTTCCTGGACGACCTTGCCCGCGGCGAAGCGCACGAAGTGTATCACGAACGACGCAGACCAGATGGCAAAGCCGTGAAGCCGGATCTCGGCACCACACCGTTGCCCCGCTATGATCTGTTGGACTTGGAAGCGTATCATATGGCGACCGTGCAGTTTTGCCGCGGCTGCCCCTGGGAATGTGAATGGTGTGATATTACCACGCTGTTTGGTCGGGTCACACGCACGAAAACCAACGCCCAGATGCTCAGTGAGTTTCAGCTTCTGTACGATCTCGGCTGGCGAGGCCCGGTGTTTCTCGTCGATGATAATTTTATCGGCAATCGGCGCAATGCTTTGCGTTTGTTGCCGGAACTCGCGCAGTGGCAGCAGGCGCATGACTATCCCTTTCCTTTGTGTACCGAAGCGAGTGTAGATCTGGTTGAACATCCAGAGCTGCTGCACGCCCTGCCAGAGGCAGGGTTCAATCTGATTTTCTGCGGGATTGAAACCCTGAGCCTCGAAGCACTCCTGACGATGAAAAAGCGGCAGAACACGCGCAAGGCTCACGGTGACTATGAAGAACACTATCTGTTACATGCCGTACGGAAAATTCAGGCACAAGGAATTGAGGTGGCCGCTGGCTTCATCTTAGGCGCGGATGGTGACACCGAAGCCGCGTTCGACGCGCACATCGAGTTTATTCAAACAGCGGGTGTAGTCATGGCGATGGAAGGGTTGTTGACGGTCCTCAAGGAGACCGGGCTCTATAAGCGCTTAGAACACGAGGGACGCTTACTGCACGAATCGAGCGGGAATAATGTCAGTGCGACACTGAACTTCATACCGCAACTTGACCGTGAAACCTTGATTACCGGGTACAAGCGGGTGCTGGCGACGCTCTACGATCCAACGTTGCGCAATTACTTCGAGCGGTGCTGGGTGCTGATCCAGCATTTACCCGCGGCGCAGTATCGCGTGCGATCGGTTGGTGGTCGGGAGGTGAAAGCCTTCTTGAAAACCCTGTGGCGGCAGCTCTGCTCGCGGCAGGGGGCAGCGTATGCACGTTTCTTGGCGCGAGTGCTGTGGCATCGACCACAGATGTTTCCCGAAGCCGTCCGTTGTGCCATCGAAGGTTATCATTTCGAGAAAGTCACTAGACACGTGGTCGCTGGCTAA
- a CDS encoding helix-turn-helix domain-containing protein — MTPEAIKALRTRLQLTQEAFARILGVSFATVNRWENGKAEPTGDYSRVLYTLQQLVTNEEAGNAIDWTRAGALSAMAAIAGFSPILTLGAILAPQVLAQLPSRDDTFMSRTRSPASHRASSTERRRLNRR, encoded by the coding sequence ATGACACCGGAGGCAATCAAAGCGTTACGTACCCGTTTGCAACTGACCCAGGAAGCGTTTGCGCGGATTCTGGGCGTAAGTTTTGCGACGGTGAATCGATGGGAAAATGGCAAAGCAGAACCCACCGGCGACTATTCCCGCGTGCTTTATACCTTGCAACAACTGGTGACGAATGAGGAGGCAGGGAATGCCATTGACTGGACGCGGGCCGGTGCCTTGAGCGCGATGGCCGCGATCGCGGGCTTTTCACCGATCTTAACCCTTGGAGCGATCCTCGCCCCGCAGGTCCTGGCGCAGTTGCCCTCCCGCGACGATACGTTTATGAGCCGCACGCGATCTCCGGCGTCGCATCGCGCTTCATCTACCGAGCGGAGACGACTCAACCGACGCTAA
- a CDS encoding ABC transporter ATP-binding protein, which yields MTEFSQVPSPKSQAPEVVCLHEVCKIYGTGETAVRAVDSVNLRVPGGELVLILGPSGAGKTTLLSLIGGLLQPTSGVVRVAGCDLGQLSSTALADLRLRQIGFVFQFFQLFAALTARENVEVPLRLAGSGAREAREQAETLLERFGLGRRVSHRPQDLSGGEKQRVALARALALHPPLIVADEPTGSLDSRNGEEVIRLLRQLVDAEQRTVLVASHDQRIVQVATRVFQCEDGRLAEITASQGCTAV from the coding sequence ATGACAGAATTCTCCCAAGTCCCAAGCCCCAAGTCCCAAGCCCCAGAGGTCGTCTGTCTTCACGAAGTCTGCAAGATATACGGCACTGGCGAGACCGCTGTGCGAGCCGTTGATAGTGTCAATCTGCGTGTTCCTGGTGGAGAACTGGTGCTGATTCTTGGTCCGTCAGGGGCAGGAAAGACGACATTGCTTTCTCTTATTGGTGGATTGCTGCAGCCGACAAGTGGAGTTGTACGCGTTGCGGGCTGTGACCTTGGCCAACTTTCTTCCACTGCACTGGCGGATTTGCGATTGCGACAGATTGGTTTCGTCTTCCAGTTTTTTCAGTTATTTGCTGCTCTCACAGCGCGTGAGAATGTTGAAGTCCCACTACGACTTGCCGGGAGTGGCGCTCGCGAAGCGCGCGAACAAGCTGAGACTCTCCTAGAACGGTTCGGCTTGGGTCGACGCGTGTCACATCGCCCGCAAGACTTATCCGGTGGAGAGAAACAACGCGTGGCCCTCGCTCGTGCTCTCGCTTTACATCCCCCTCTTATCGTTGCCGACGAACCCACTGGCAGTTTAGACTCACGCAACGGAGAAGAGGTGATTCGCCTGTTGCGGCAATTGGTTGATGCGGAACAACGCACGGTGTTGGTCGCAAGCCATGATCAACGCATTGTCCAGGTTGCGACGCGAGTCTTTCAGTGTGAGGATGGTCGCCTGGCTGAGATTACAGCTTCTCAAGGGTGCACTGCTGTGTAG